A region of the Osmia bicornis bicornis chromosome 1, iOsmBic2.1, whole genome shotgun sequence genome:
ttatgtataatatttatatatgtataaacgATGCCGACGATCGATTTGTCATTTTGAAATCGATTCACATGCATCCCCACACCTTACACACTTATATTTACTCTCTTTAATCATCCTCTCCCTCTCGCATTCTCTTCCCGTTTGTCCTCTTTTACATCCTTAATAGGTACATTCAGAGTTTACGGTGCCTTATCGTAAAATACAGTACAGATTCGTGTTCAACGCCATTCGACGAGGTACCGCTGGTATGCTGATTTAGGGAAAAGAAAGTccactctttttttttttttcttactctTCAGCATCGAAATTCGGTCGCAAGGAGGGACTGGAACGACGGTGCCCGTTCGAGTTGTCCAGCTAAACTATCACACGGCTCAAATCTCCGGAACACCCTTGGAAATATTACGAAAATGTGATTACATATGTGCGCGTGTATGCATCACCCGTAACAATACCCCGAATGGCAGATTGAAACACGGTTTACATTTTTAATCGTCGTTCATATCATAAATATctgaatataatatatatatatatatatatttatatttgcatttatatttatatatttatatttatatactttttctctctttatgTATACGATGAGTTTTGTCGTGTGTGATTCTTTATCTCTTCCGTTCGCTTAAGCATTAACAACAGTCAGTTCGTTCGtagtatattaattatcacGCTAAAGCCTAGCCGTTCGTCGTCgatttttcttcatcttctttttcttcttttttatttttatttattttccttgAAAACCTATGGTTGGTACGTTAGTGTCGTTACGTGTACGTGTGTATGAGTATGAGAGGTGTGTATCTCGCGTCCAGACACGTCTTTGCACGGGTCAATAATTTGCGATTTAATTATCCCTAATTACACGCCTAAGATATTGTACATGATACAGACATCTCTTTTAGCTCGTTCTCGTCTCGTAGGGAGGGATTCGCTGGGTCAAATCGATCCAGAGGAATACAACTACTTTCGCGATGCCTTTTTCTCTGGCGATTACGAGAAGGAAGACATCGTTTTGTTTCGATCCAGCGCGAGTTTCTTGCATTTCTTTGCGATTCCATCGAGCGTAACACGATTCGACGATCAAGAGCCATACGTTTGCTCGATTTAGATTCCTCTGAAAATGGTCAAGACCGATAGAAATGATTCTAAATGGTCGTTGATCGTGTTCGTCGCTGTTGATGGACGCTCCACTCGACGCTGGACATCGGCTCGGTTTCTCTGATTCGTCGGGAGACTAACATCAGACTCCAGACGGTTATGTTCGCTTCGTTATCATTGActgacatttttttaatacgtAACTCGCGACCATAGCAATGGCAAAAGTGGAAACGCATGTCTTCGATCGAATTCGTGTAACGAAAATGATACTCGGGTCAAGAGAACACCAAAGACCGAGAAATCGAATCTgctattttaaaattccatttaCTTTTCTGCACGCTTCCGTCAACattctcttctctcttcttcgCCCCGTTTGTTATGTTTCATAGTTTCGTTAGCGTGTCTAAAAATTAACAAGAAATACGTCTATATTGGCTTTTTATCTTTTCGACACGCTAACTACAGCTACACGCccttaaattttaaatcaatgtCCCTCCGGGATTCTTTTCGGGAAATGATAGTCTTGAACAAGTACTTATTCAATTGATCAACCCGAAGGAAACAcgatttctctttttattttaaatatgttacatCGACATCGAAGTTAAAAACCGATAACGAATTAAGATCGTCTCGTCGCGATTTACAGTTAcacacattttttatttttaacaaggACACAGTTACATACATgcacacatacatatatattttttttaagatttttcagattttttaaCAACATTTCCTATTCTTTGTTAATCGTCGATCGTAATTGGCAGTAAAGATTAAAAACGAAGACGTTCGTTGAAGGTATACGATAGAAAAGACGATGTAGATCGACAAAATCGCGGCAGTTCTCGTTTTCGTATCACTTAATCGGcgatttaatatatatataagaacCTTATTAGATGAGAGCAGTCTTCGAGAATGTCGATAAAAGAAATGATCGCGCGACTAAGGAACTCGTGATTAGACGAAACGATGACGATgctctattttttcttttcttttcatttttcctgtTCTTATATATCacaataaaaattctattagATCACATGGTTTCGAACAGAGTCGTTCCGAAGCTGTTCGATCGTTGTTGATAAGAACCGATCGGAGCCCATCGGAATCATCGAGCACGCGGTGTTGCGATTGGAAAATGATGAATTATCGAACGATTCGGATTGTCGTCGCTGTACTTTGTGCCACGATTCGTTGGGCCGAAATTCTTCGGGAAATTCTCTAATATAGCTTGCGGTTCTTAATTAAACCTTACACTTGTATCCGGTTACCAATTACGATTACGATCGTTGGTTCAGCACGATTATAATCATTTCACGTGATCTGGATGATCATTTCGTTCGTTCGATCACACGAAAACAGTTTATTAGCCTCAATTCCCTGTGACATCGCATATTCTTAGCGGcgagaagagaagaagagaagacaCGTTATTATTCGATGATAGCGCGAGTTCGATCGGCCGGTCTTCGTCTGAACGATAGAAATGAAAGTAAGAAATACTTAAATCGAACCGGGAACGAATATAAACGATTCTTTGGTAAAGAAATGATCCAACTTATACAAAACGcgtattatatgtatacatacatcTACATGTATGGTCGTATGTGAGGTTTCGTGTAGGTGTGTCGAAGATTTATGTAAGTGTGCACATAGGCGCGTGAATGTCGTGTATATACAAAAAACAAGAAGGTGTACACTTACACAATGAACAGCGTGAACGAAGGTCCGGAAATGGCGTGCGTTTGCGAATGGATTTTTGGCACCCAGCAACACCGGAAACAGGACCTCTGTTtctcttttacttttttttttttttctctatcttATGTACGCGTACTCTTGTTCAGAAGAGCGTACGCGTACAGGTCTGCGCGACTAATTATTTACACTAAAGATGCTCGAGAGCCGTTTTCAGGCTGATCCTAGGTTCGAGTCGCCGTCCTTCCGTTTGTGCGAAGACGTGTCCAATCTGGAACTCCCTGCGCTTGGGCCTTTGCGGAAGAGAAAAGGTTCGTTAGTAAATATACCTGTGTACCTTGTGCCTACCTGCGCCTCACAACTCGATAGtatagaaaattattctaaatcCGTCGAAAGCACGCGTAGGTATCGCTTTGTTCGAAGAGAACCCTTCAAAATCGTTGTTTGTTCTCCACCTGTTTGCTTAACACAGACTCGTCTCTCGCCGATGTATATAGCAATATGATTATTTACGAACTTTTGAAAAAGGCTAATAATCCGTCTTAGGTAAAGAATAACGAGTAAACAAAGGAGAGAATGGTTTTAAGGATCGTTGACAAGGAGAAATATCGAAGTGTTATTCTTAGATTTTAGCTGATTAAAAATCTAAGAGAGACACTCGATGGAGTTTATTTTACGAAGGTGAGTACttgaagaagaggaaagaacgAGGTACTCACAGAATCAGGATTACACTTCGGGCAGTGAGGAGCTCGATCGGTTACAGCGGCTCGGACCGGCTCGAGGAAACACTGCAACCGAAGATCGGCAGGCATCATTGAGGCAACATCTTGCAGCTCGTCTCCATACCTTCTGGTGGCACGCGCATGTTGCCGTTCGTTACGTATCCATTCGCATCAACGATCACAGAAACGCTGCCCGGATGATTGTGATAGCTGACGTTACGATGGGTCATTACGATATTCTTCTCGTGTTCGTTCCCAGCGTGACTGAACAAACAGCTCTCGCTGCTTCTGCTACTGCATGGCTCCATCGTGTGATCCACCCGGATTGGAATGGAATAATCAGACATGGAGTTCACCTCCACGGTCGCGTATTCCCTGATCATCGTCGGTTTCGGGGAATAATCCACCTGCATGTGTTGCATCGATGAAGTCGGTACATCGGTTGGATCTGTTATCGTCGACACGTGACCATTGGCCATCGAATATAGATCTGGTTCATCGTGACCTTTCGACGAGAGCGTGGTCTCCAGACATTGGTACAGCAACGCGTAATCCTCCTGTGGATGATGAATATAATATATGAACGAGGCGAAGAGATTTGTCTTCTGAAGACGAAGCGGTGAAACGTACCTTTGATCGAAAAACTCCAGGTCTCTTCATGTATAGCAACTTTGAGAACATATAAATATCAGCAGTCTTCTCGAAGTCAAGTTGCTTGTTCAGCGTTGTAAGGAGGACGAAAATTGCTGCCTCGACGCCACCGTACCTGTCCACCACCACGATAGGACCATTTTGATAATCTCGATGCAAATCATGGATGAGGGTGACAAATGGTCGGGGATTGGTGTTGTGCGGCCAGAAGCCGGATTGAGATCGCGGTCTTTGGACGATTAGAGGCCTCAATTCGTAATCGTCTTGTAGAGATCGAACCGCAACTTCCCGCAGGATCATACCGCTGGCGGTTTCTTTGATCCCATAGAATCGTACACGGAAGGTTTCCGACTCCAAGTCTTTATCCTCGGTGGGCCAAAATTCAGGGTACTCCTAAGAGTAAATACACGTTTCATAAAGCATTCTAACCATTTTCTTTTGAACAGACAAACGCGTGTCTTACTTACTTCGTTGTATTCTGTTAACATAACTACGGTCTGAGCGTTGTAATCCCACATCATCTGCCAGAATTCCATAATGGTATTTTCCATGGGGTGTTGGGTGATGATGAATTCACGATTGCAATGGAAACCAGCAATCCATGTGGCGTTGATGTAGTCGCTTCCATCGGTTCCAGGCTTCGGTGTTAAGTGAACGCGAGCAGTTTCGATTGAAATCACGTCTTGATTGCGATTCTTATGGATGTTGTACGGCTTGATCGCAGACACCAGATTAAACTCTTTCGGTTTCCACGATGTCACCAACTGCAATCCAATTTTATCAGCAATCAGATTCGAACAGAAAGAAGATCAATGTGAcgctttaaaaaaaaatattcataccTTGTATTGTGCTTCAAGATTGTTCCACGCATCGGTATTGGTGTTGTTAGGATTTAGCATGTTTTGTACGTATTCCAGCAAGTTGTTCGCTTCGATATTGGTTTCGCCGCTTTCGATGGCCTCTTGTAAGGCGTGATGAATGAACACGTATTGTTCTTCGGTTTGTACCAAGAAATTTCGTTGCGTGCGAATGTGTTTCAAAAATCCAAACACATTCACTTCGTTTTTGCACTTGGCCTGCTTCAACATGGCATCGATGACGATGTAGGTACCAGTGCGTCCGACACCAGCGCTGaaggataaataaatttaaattgatacgTCTGTATGTATATTTCACAATACGCCAAGATATCTGGAATTTTTCTAGGGCTGCACCTGCAATGAACAACGATGGGTCCTGCATCCGGTGGATTGGCGTTGGAAGATTTTCGAATGAAGCTCAAAACCGGTAGAGGATGTTCAGGAACTCCATGATCTGGCCATCCGGTGTAATGATACTGCCAAATAATACGTTCACCCATGTTGATTCCGTTCTTACGCTTCTTGACCTATGAACACGAATTAGGCCTCCAATCAAGAAATCAATTGCTTAATACTGTGGCGAGAAGGGCACTGAAAATTGAACCCgtctttcaaatatttctatattttaatgGTCCTGACTAACCTTTAGGTGGCGAATTTGAAGGGTGCGAATGGTGTATGTTGCCATAACATCCTCCCTTAACAAAGTCACTTGAATATAGCCGTACGTCTCAGATCCTGTCTTAGGCCAGTACATATCACACTTTTTCTATCAAACAAACAAGATAGAATCAATGAATTCGAGCAATTGGAGTTATGAGAGGAACAAAGATGGACATTAAACGTGCATAGACAGATAGCCTCGACTTACACGGCCACGTTCTACTAGGTTGGTGATCATCACGACGATTGACACCTTTTGCTCCCAAACCATGCGCCAGAATCCGTCGAAAGTCGGCGGCAATGGACCCTGTGTACCGATATACGCCCGTGTACGTTGCCAACCATCGATGTAATTCGCGTTTACGTAATCGTGACCCTTTTTCGGCGGTCCTCCGCCACACGATAACAGCTGCACTCGAGTATGATCGTCTGTCAACAGAGATATCGATCTAATTATTGAATTGTCAATCATTTCGATACTAAATTAATACGAACCGCGTGAAAGTATTTAATTGCAACAATGTGCTTCGTTTCTCTCACGAGTTACTCGATCATATTAAATTTCTGACGCGTTAATTACATTCCAGTGTCGCCTGGTACGCTCGAGACGTTCAATTAAACCCTGAAATCTTCAGATCGACGTGTTACAGATCTCGATCGGCCAGGTGATCACGCGTGTCTCTCCTCCTTTCATCCTTTGGCCCGTTGATGGGCATTAACGAGCAGTGCCACGAAGCATCTGTGACCTCGTTGCCAAGCGTTCCCGGTCACTCACATTAAAAGCGAACGAGAGCAGCTTGTTAATCCGATAACATTGCGAATGTCCGAGGCGAAGTGTTCGCAACGTTGCGAATATTAAAACCTCCTTCTATCGTCTTATATTTCGCGGACTACGATTAGGTACCTTTATCTCAATGACTTTCGATAACTTATCTATACATCAGACAAAAAGTATTCCCTTCGCGTCGAACGCGATCAAGTGGCACAGATTGCATCGAGGAAATGTATGCGCCTGATATGCCCGTCTAGTCCGGCTGAAATCTTTCCATACGACCTTTGTTCCATCGCGCAAGATAGCTGGACGTGAAAAGACACCCTTCGCGTCGGACAATAACGATCGGACGACAACCGGTCACACCTTTGTCTCGTCGATTGATCTATCAGCAAAACGAAGGAGGCGTGACGTTATTTAAATCGATTGAACGTCTAACCAAGTGT
Encoded here:
- the LOC114881725 gene encoding tyrosine-protein phosphatase 99A isoform X1 — translated: MDWWLRGWIVYIYLLRIVLRTAANSGFFDSMMGEMVVEAGKNVTLNCPGVTEDSLILMLEWRADGMQLLEYGSNTTTVWNHQNRVSLSLKNYALQFHPVTAQDSAEYTCLVNSRSTPEAVIKLMVQDVPDPPERPLLTNLTSRSVNLSWAPSANSHNNPISHYVIETRIKEEGPWNATEEIVTPNNDTYYTIENLRPFTVYSFRVSAVNAMGRSKPSKQSYYIFTLREPPKGKPIITSAYNTSASSIYLAWKAPSPDTIQGEFLGYRIRYKPRVKPHMEEKHIYIRNPAVENHKIHNLETYTQYLVSLEVFNPAGHGPATTVSVMTDEGVPTKPLNLSSHGITSTTIELSWAEPESANGIISGYRIYFMHSNYTDVQMYKTGEDDGSIIEFVLNELEPYTEYKIWVKAYTWKNEGEPSDHIIRRTDIAGPSPPLILNVTCPTHDSVYIQWARPNIFWGSIDYYFINYRIESGKRYEEIEVIAEKNHLESATIIPNLTMNSVYEIVVRGGTRSAIDNRLIIHGEGSIPRKVRVVQDCDRTPPLLPHSTRELSSGVIAGMICACVAVMLMITSFILWKPCLRPIFRKCFHTAYYFLDYPPRNVPTLQEWENSEQDGERTAVAIQKFVQHVASLHADGDIGFSKEYEFIQSESGKFTAENSQYVENKTKNRYMNILAYDHTRVQLLSCGGGPPKKGHDYVNANYIDGWQRTRAYIGTQGPLPPTFDGFWRMVWEQKVSIVVMITNLVERGRKKCDMYWPKTGSETYGYIQVTLLREDVMATYTIRTLQIRHLKVKKRKNGINMGERIIWQYHYTGWPDHGVPEHPLPVLSFIRKSSNANPPDAGPIVVHCSAGVGRTGTYIVIDAMLKQAKCKNEVNVFGFLKHIRTQRNFLVQTEEQYVFIHHALQEAIESGETNIEANNLLEYVQNMLNPNNTNTDAWNNLEAQYKLVTSWKPKEFNLVSAIKPYNIHKNRNQDVISIETARVHLTPKPGTDGSDYINATWIAGFHCNREFIITQHPMENTIMEFWQMMWDYNAQTVVMLTEYNEEYPEFWPTEDKDLESETFRVRFYGIKETASGMILREVAVRSLQDDYELRPLIVQRPRSQSGFWPHNTNPRPFVTLIHDLHRDYQNGPIVVVDRYGGVEAAIFVLLTTLNKQLDFEKTADIYMFSKLLYMKRPGVFRSKEDYALLYQCLETTLSSKGHDEPDLYSMANGHVSTITDPTDVPTSSMQHMQVDYSPKPTMIREYATVEVNSMSDYSIPIRVDHTMEPCSSRSSESCLFSHAGNEHEKNIVMTHRNVSYHNHPGSVSVIVDANGYVTNGNMRVPPEGPSAGSSRLDTSSHKRKDGDSNLGSA
- the LOC114881725 gene encoding tyrosine-protein phosphatase 99A isoform X3, translating into MDWWLRGWIVYIYLLRIVLRTAANSGFFDSMMGEMVVEAGKNVTLNCPGVTEDSLILMLEWRADGMQLLEYGSNTTTVWNHQNRVSLSLKNYALQFHPVTAQDSAEYTCLVNSRSTPEAVIKLMVQDVPDPPERPLLTNLTSRSVNLSWAPSANSHNNPISHYVIETRIKEEGPWNATEEIVTPNNDTYYTIENLRPFTVYSFRVSAVNAMGRSKPSKQSYYIFTLREPPKGKPIITSAYNTSASSIYLAWKAPSPDTIQGEFLGYRIRYKPRVKPHMEEKHIYIRNPAVENHKIHNLETYTQYLVSLEVFNPAGHGPATTVSVMTDEGVPTKPLNLSSHGITSTTIELSWAEPESANGIISGYRIYFMHSNYTDVQMYKTGEDDGSIIEFVLNELEPYTEYKIWVKAYTWKNEGEPSDHIIRRTDIAGPSPPLILNVTCPTHDSVYIQWARPNIFWGSIDYYFINYRIESGKRYEEIEVIAEKNHLESATIIPNLTMNSVYEIVVRGGTRSAIDNRLIIHGEGSIPRKVRVVQDCDRTPPLLPHSTRELSSGVIAGMICACVAVMLMITSFILWKKCFHTAYYFLDYPPRNVPTLQEWENSEQDGERTAVAIQKFVQHVASLHADGDIGFSKEYEFIQSESGKFTAENSQYVENKTKNRYMNILAYDHTRVQLLSCGGGPPKKGHDYVNANYIDGWQRTRAYIGTQGPLPPTFDGFWRMVWEQKVSIVVMITNLVERGRKKCDMYWPKTGSETYGYIQVTLLREDVMATYTIRTLQIRHLKVKKRKNGINMGERIIWQYHYTGWPDHGVPEHPLPVLSFIRKSSNANPPDAGPIVVHCSAGVGRTGTYIVIDAMLKQAKCKNEVNVFGFLKHIRTQRNFLVQTEEQYVFIHHALQEAIESGETNIEANNLLEYVQNMLNPNNTNTDAWNNLEAQYKLVTSWKPKEFNLVSAIKPYNIHKNRNQDVISIETARVHLTPKPGTDGSDYINATWIAGFHCNREFIITQHPMENTIMEFWQMMWDYNAQTVVMLTEYNEEYPEFWPTEDKDLESETFRVRFYGIKETASGMILREVAVRSLQDDYELRPLIVQRPRSQSGFWPHNTNPRPFVTLIHDLHRDYQNGPIVVVDRYGGVEAAIFVLLTTLNKQLDFEKTADIYMFSKLLYMKRPGVFRSKEDYALLYQCLETTLSSKGHDEPDLYSMANGHVSTITDPTDVPTSSMQHMQVDYSPKPTMIREYATVEVNSMSDYSIPIRVDHTMEPCSSRSSESCLFSHAGNEHEKNIVMTHRNVSYHNHPGSVSVIVDANGYVTNGNMRVPPEGPSAGSSRLDTSSHKRKDGDSNLGSA
- the LOC114881725 gene encoding tyrosine-protein phosphatase 99A isoform X2, with translation MDWWLRGWIVYIYLLRIVLRTAANSGFFDSMMGEMVVEAGKNVTLNCPGVTEDSLILMLEWRADGMQLLEYGSNTTTVWNHQNRVSLSLKNYALQFHPVTAQDSAEYTCLVNSRSTPEAVIKLMVQDVPDPPERPLLTNLTSRSVNLSWAPSANSHNNPISHYVIETRIKEEGPWNATEEIVTPNNDTYYTIENLRPFTVYSFRVSAVNAMGRSKPSKQSYYIFTLREPPKGKPIITSAYNTSASSIYLAWKAPSPDTIQGEFLGYRIRYKPRVKPHMEEKHIYIRNPAVENHKIHNLETYTQYLVSLEVFNPAGHGPATTVSVMTDEGVPTKPLNLSSHGITSTTIELSWAEPESANGIISGYRIYFMHSNYTDVQMYKTGEDDGSIIEFVLNELEPYTEYKIWVKAYTWKNEGEPSDHIIRRTDIAGPSPPLILNVTCPTHDSVYIQWARPNIFWGSIDYYFINYRIESGKRYEEIEVIAEKNHLESATIIPNLTMNSVYEIVVRGGTRSAIDNRLIIHGEGSIPRKVRVVQDCDRTPPLLPHSTRELSSGVIAGMICACVAVMLMITSFILWKPCLRPIFRKCFHTAYYFLDYPPRNVPTLQEWENSEQDGERTAVAIQKFVQHVASLHADGDIGFSKEYEFIQSESGKFTAENSQYVENKTKNRYMNILAYDHTRVQLLSCGGGPPKKGHDYVNANYIDGWQRTRAYIGTQGPLPPTFDGFWRMVWEQKVSIVVMITNLVERGRKKCDMYWPKTGSETYGYIQVTLLREDVMATYTIRTLQIRHLKRKNGINMGERIIWQYHYTGWPDHGVPEHPLPVLSFIRKSSNANPPDAGPIVVHCSAGVGRTGTYIVIDAMLKQAKCKNEVNVFGFLKHIRTQRNFLVQTEEQYVFIHHALQEAIESGETNIEANNLLEYVQNMLNPNNTNTDAWNNLEAQYKLVTSWKPKEFNLVSAIKPYNIHKNRNQDVISIETARVHLTPKPGTDGSDYINATWIAGFHCNREFIITQHPMENTIMEFWQMMWDYNAQTVVMLTEYNEEYPEFWPTEDKDLESETFRVRFYGIKETASGMILREVAVRSLQDDYELRPLIVQRPRSQSGFWPHNTNPRPFVTLIHDLHRDYQNGPIVVVDRYGGVEAAIFVLLTTLNKQLDFEKTADIYMFSKLLYMKRPGVFRSKEDYALLYQCLETTLSSKGHDEPDLYSMANGHVSTITDPTDVPTSSMQHMQVDYSPKPTMIREYATVEVNSMSDYSIPIRVDHTMEPCSSRSSESCLFSHAGNEHEKNIVMTHRNVSYHNHPGSVSVIVDANGYVTNGNMRVPPEGPSAGSSRLDTSSHKRKDGDSNLGSA